One genomic region from Jilunia laotingensis encodes:
- a CDS encoding DNA/RNA non-specific endonuclease — translation MNHKNPSKKKKSWTFPKLSSTIIIIGLIPIIYGIFLYCLQNTSIIPNTSNVIKSQKVPKATELERPLLLSPKQEQIVHHTGYIVSYNESLRLPNWVAYELTRQETQGNAKRSNRFIPDPMIKGTIATNSDYLHSGYDKGHMAPAADMKWSSIAMKESFYFSNICPQHPELNRKKWKDLEDKIRDWAIEDSAIIIICGPIVDKTPKVIGKNKVVIPQQFFKAILSPFTQPPKAIGFLFTNEQSVSPLSNYAVSVDSIEILTGMDFFSPLPDHIEDSIEAHLNINQWNL, via the coding sequence GTGAATCACAAAAATCCTTCTAAAAAGAAAAAGTCTTGGACTTTTCCGAAACTAAGTAGTACTATAATTATCATTGGATTAATACCTATTATTTATGGTATTTTCTTGTATTGCCTACAAAATACTTCTATAATACCCAATACAAGCAATGTCATAAAATCACAGAAAGTTCCAAAAGCAACAGAACTTGAAAGACCACTTTTACTTTCTCCCAAACAAGAACAAATCGTACATCATACTGGTTATATCGTATCATACAACGAATCTTTGCGATTACCAAACTGGGTAGCGTATGAACTAACGCGACAAGAGACACAAGGAAATGCAAAAAGGAGCAACCGTTTCATCCCTGATCCAATGATAAAAGGAACAATTGCCACCAATTCAGATTATCTTCATTCTGGATACGACAAAGGTCATATGGCACCAGCAGCTGACATGAAATGGAGCAGCATCGCAATGAAAGAATCATTTTATTTCAGTAATATATGCCCCCAACACCCTGAACTTAATCGGAAAAAATGGAAAGATCTTGAGGATAAAATACGTGACTGGGCAATCGAAGATAGTGCGATCATCATAATTTGCGGACCAATCGTAGACAAAACACCCAAAGTTATTGGAAAAAACAAGGTAGTAATACCGCAGCAGTTCTTCAAAGCGATTCTGTCTCCTTTCACCCAGCCCCCGAAAGCAATCGGATTCCTTTTCACAAACGAACAATCTGTGTCACCATTGTCCAATTATGCTGTATCTGTAGACAGCATTGAAATATTGACCGGGATGGATTTCTTTTCCCCACTGCCTGATCACATAGAAGACAGTATCGAAGCCCATTTAAATATTAACCAATGGAATTTATAA
- a CDS encoding EFR1 family ferrodoxin (N-terminal region resembles flavodoxins. C-terminal ferrodoxin region binds two 4Fe-4S clusters.): MIFYFSGTGNSKWIALQLSKVQNEQLVFIPDALHKLDFQYYIADNEKIGFIFPIYSWGVPPIVLQFIQRLTFLNYHNQYLFFVCSCGDDIGLAHRMFCNAVKKKSWECNAGFSVIMPNNYVLLPGFDIDSKELEKYKLQEAIDRVAEINHAIEEKKALFNCNKGKFPFIKTKIINPLFVRKGIVTSKFFTTDDCISCKRCEMFCPVGNIVLVDCKPVWGDNCTSCLACYHICPKHAVQYGKQTLKKGQYFNPNRI; encoded by the coding sequence ATGATCTTCTATTTTTCTGGTACCGGTAATTCTAAGTGGATTGCTTTACAGCTTTCTAAAGTGCAAAATGAGCAATTGGTGTTTATTCCCGATGCTTTACATAAACTTGATTTTCAATATTACATAGCTGATAATGAAAAAATAGGTTTCATCTTTCCAATATATTCATGGGGGGTGCCTCCCATTGTCTTGCAATTCATACAGCGGCTTACATTTCTTAATTATCATAATCAATACCTTTTTTTCGTATGTTCATGTGGAGATGATATAGGTTTAGCTCATCGAATGTTTTGTAACGCTGTAAAAAAGAAGAGTTGGGAGTGTAACGCTGGTTTTTCAGTAATCATGCCTAATAATTATGTACTTCTTCCAGGTTTTGATATCGATTCAAAAGAATTGGAAAAATATAAACTGCAAGAAGCAATTGATAGGGTTGCTGAGATCAATCATGCAATAGAGGAGAAGAAAGCTCTTTTTAATTGTAACAAAGGTAAATTTCCTTTTATTAAAACGAAAATCATTAATCCCTTGTTTGTCAGGAAAGGAATCGTGACAAGTAAATTCTTTACTACGGACGACTGTATATCTTGTAAACGCTGTGAGATGTTTTGTCCTGTAGGAAATATTGTACTGGTAGATTGTAAACCGGTATGGGGCGATAACTGTACTTCTTGCTTAGCTTGTTATCATATTTGTCCGAAGCATGCTGTTCAATATGGAAAACAAACACTTAAAAAAGGTCAATACTTTAACCCGAACAGAATTTAA
- the rpmI gene encoding 50S ribosomal protein L35, whose product MPKMKTNSGSKKRFTLTGTGKIKRKHAFHSHILTKKTKKRKRNLCYSTTVDTTNVSQIKELLAMK is encoded by the coding sequence ATGCCAAAGATGAAGACTAACTCCGGTTCTAAAAAAAGGTTTACCCTTACCGGAACAGGTAAAATCAAAAGAAAGCACGCTTTTCACAGTCATATTTTGACTAAGAAAACTAAGAAGAGAAAAAGAAATCTGTGCTACTCTACAACTGTTGATACAACAAATGTAAGCCAGATTAAGGAACTCTTAGCTATGAAGTAA
- a CDS encoding thiamine pyrophosphate-dependent enzyme translates to MNKQLLLGDEAIAQAALDAGLSGVYAYPGTPSTEITEYIQLSPITNERNIHNRWSANEKTAMEAALGMSYAGKRALVCMKHVGMNVAADCFINSAITGVNGGLIVIAADDPSMHSSQNEQDSRFYGDFSLIPMYEPSNQQEAYDMVYNGFEFSEKTGEPILLRMVTRLAHSRSGVERKEQKPQNELTFSDDPRQFILLPAIARKRYKMLLARQDEFIKASEESPYNKYIDGPNKKMGIIACGIGYNYLMENYPEGCEFPVLKIGQYPLPKKQLLQLVEVCDEILVLEDGQPFVEKHLKGYLGIGVKVKGRLDGTLSQDGELNPDSVARAVGKENKSEFTVPEIVEMRPPALCEGCGHRDMYTTLTEVLRNEYPGHKVFSDIGCYTLGANAPFNAINSCVDMGASITMAKGASDAGVYPAVAVIGDSTFTHSGMTGLLDCINENSNVTIVISDNETTAMTGGQDSAGTGRIESICTGLGVDPTHVRVVVPLKKNYEEMKQVIREELNYHGVSVIIPRRECIQTLARKKRNK, encoded by the coding sequence ATGAACAAGCAACTCTTACTTGGCGACGAAGCCATTGCACAAGCAGCATTGGATGCCGGACTCTCAGGTGTTTACGCTTATCCGGGCACTCCTTCAACAGAGATAACTGAATATATCCAGCTATCTCCTATCACAAATGAACGGAACATACACAATCGTTGGTCTGCTAACGAAAAGACAGCCATGGAAGCTGCATTGGGTATGTCATATGCTGGTAAACGAGCATTAGTTTGCATGAAACATGTAGGCATGAATGTAGCTGCCGACTGTTTCATCAATTCTGCAATCACAGGAGTTAATGGAGGCCTTATTGTAATTGCTGCCGACGATCCGAGCATGCACTCTTCACAAAACGAACAGGACAGTCGCTTCTACGGAGATTTCTCGCTGATCCCAATGTATGAACCGAGCAATCAGCAAGAAGCTTATGACATGGTGTATAATGGATTCGAATTTTCTGAAAAGACCGGAGAACCGATTCTATTACGTATGGTTACCCGCCTTGCCCATTCACGTTCAGGCGTCGAACGCAAAGAACAGAAGCCTCAAAACGAATTAACATTTAGCGATGATCCCCGTCAATTCATCCTTCTTCCTGCCATTGCACGTAAACGCTATAAGATGCTGCTTGCGCGTCAAGATGAATTTATCAAAGCATCTGAAGAATCACCATATAACAAATATATCGATGGTCCGAATAAAAAAATGGGTATTATAGCATGTGGCATCGGCTACAACTATCTGATGGAAAATTATCCGGAAGGTTGTGAATTCCCTGTATTAAAAATCGGACAATACCCTCTCCCCAAGAAACAATTATTACAATTAGTAGAAGTCTGCGATGAAATCTTAGTATTAGAGGACGGCCAACCATTTGTTGAAAAACATCTTAAGGGTTATTTGGGAATCGGTGTAAAAGTCAAGGGGCGCTTAGATGGAACCTTATCGCAAGATGGGGAATTGAATCCTGATTCTGTAGCACGCGCTGTCGGCAAAGAGAACAAGTCCGAATTCACAGTTCCTGAAATCGTAGAGATGCGTCCTCCAGCATTATGCGAAGGATGTGGCCATCGCGATATGTATACTACATTAACTGAAGTTTTAAGAAATGAATACCCAGGGCATAAAGTGTTCAGCGACATCGGTTGTTACACTTTAGGAGCAAATGCACCATTTAATGCCATAAATTCTTGTGTAGACATGGGAGCTTCCATTACTATGGCTAAGGGTGCTTCAGATGCAGGAGTATATCCAGCAGTAGCTGTTATTGGCGATTCTACGTTTACCCATTCTGGAATGACCGGACTACTGGATTGCATCAATGAAAATTCAAACGTTACAATTGTTATTTCCGATAATGAAACAACAGCTATGACCGGTGGACAAGATTCGGCAGGAACCGGACGTATTGAATCTATTTGCACGGGATTGGGAGTCGATCCTACACATGTACGGGTAGTAGTGCCTCTAAAGAAAAACTATGAGGAAATGAAACAAGTTATTCGTGAAGAACTTAACTATCACGGTGTTTCCGTTATTATCCCCCGCAGAGAGTGTATCCAAACATTAGCACGTAAAAAAAGAAATAAGTAA
- the mltG gene encoding endolytic transglycosylase MltG, protein MNKKKKKLFIGLFSIIFIISLATVSITYYYLLYPQFHPVKTIYVYIDRDDTADSIYNKIKANGFPNTLTGFRWMAKFRNLKKTIHTGRYAIHPGDNVHHVYSRISRGHQVPINLTISSVRTLDKLAGNIGKQLMIDSTEIASVLSDSLFIQKMGYDKATIACLFIPETYQVYWNISVDDFFKRIHKEHKKFWNDERLAKAQSIGMTPEEISTLASIVEEETNNNDEKPKVAGLYINRLRIGMPLQADPTIKFALQDFGLRRITNENLQVESPYNTYVNIGLPPGPIRIPTVKGIDSVLNYTKHNYIYMCAKEDFSGTHNFASNYTDHMINARKYWKALNDKKIFK, encoded by the coding sequence ATGAATAAAAAAAAGAAAAAATTATTTATCGGCTTGTTCAGCATTATCTTTATTATCAGCTTGGCCACCGTGAGTATTACATATTATTATTTACTATACCCGCAATTTCACCCCGTTAAAACCATTTACGTTTATATAGATCGGGATGATACGGCAGATTCCATATACAACAAAATAAAAGCCAATGGATTTCCCAATACACTAACCGGCTTCCGATGGATGGCTAAATTCCGCAACCTGAAAAAAACGATTCATACAGGACGATATGCAATACATCCCGGAGATAATGTCCACCACGTCTACAGTCGCATATCTCGTGGCCATCAAGTGCCTATCAATCTAACAATCAGCAGTGTAAGGACACTCGATAAATTAGCAGGGAATATAGGAAAACAATTAATGATTGATTCAACAGAAATCGCATCCGTGTTATCCGACAGCCTTTTTATACAAAAAATGGGATACGATAAAGCAACCATAGCTTGCCTATTTATACCGGAAACGTATCAAGTATATTGGAATATCAGTGTCGATGATTTTTTTAAACGAATTCATAAAGAACATAAGAAATTCTGGAATGACGAACGACTCGCCAAAGCTCAATCCATAGGAATGACACCGGAAGAAATCTCCACATTAGCTTCCATTGTAGAAGAAGAAACAAACAACAATGATGAAAAGCCCAAAGTTGCAGGATTATATATTAACCGTCTCCGCATTGGAATGCCCCTTCAAGCCGATCCAACTATCAAATTCGCACTGCAAGACTTTGGTTTGCGAAGAATAACCAATGAAAATCTTCAAGTTGAATCTCCCTATAATACATATGTTAATATAGGACTTCCACCGGGGCCAATCCGTATCCCCACTGTAAAAGGCATTGATAGTGTATTGAATTATACGAAGCATAATTATATATATATGTGTGCTAAGGAAGATTTTTCGGGTACGCATAATTTTGCATCCAATTACACTGACCACATGATAAATGCCCGCAAATATTGGAAAGCATTAAATGATAAAAAGATTTTTAAGTAA
- a CDS encoding indolepyruvate oxidoreductase subunit beta, with translation MKKDIILSGVGGQGILSIATVIGKAALKDGLYMKQAEVHGMSQRGGDVQSNLRISDQPIASDLIPTGKCDLIISLEPMEGLRYLPYLSPTGWLVTNETPFINIPNYPAEDKVLEEISKLPHKVVLNVDKVAKEVGSPRVANIVLLGATIPFLGIDYQKIQDSIREIFQRKGDAIVEMNLKALAAGKEIAEKLM, from the coding sequence ATGAAAAAAGATATCATATTATCAGGTGTAGGTGGACAAGGTATCCTTTCTATCGCCACAGTCATCGGTAAGGCAGCCTTGAAAGACGGACTTTACATGAAACAAGCCGAAGTACACGGCATGAGCCAACGAGGAGGAGATGTACAATCGAACTTGCGCATCAGCGATCAACCGATCGCATCCGATTTAATTCCAACAGGCAAATGTGACTTGATCATTTCATTGGAACCCATGGAAGGACTACGTTACCTCCCATACCTAAGTCCAACGGGATGGTTAGTCACTAATGAAACTCCTTTTATTAATATTCCTAATTATCCGGCAGAAGACAAAGTATTAGAAGAAATCAGCAAATTACCTCATAAGGTAGTATTAAATGTGGATAAAGTGGCTAAAGAAGTCGGTTCTCCCCGTGTTGCCAATATTGTATTATTAGGTGCTACAATTCCTTTTTTAGGCATTGATTATCAAAAGATTCAAGATAGTATACGTGAAATATTCCAACGCAAAGGTGATGCTATCGTAGAAATGAATCTGAAAGCACTGGCTGCAGGAAAAGAAATTGCAGAAAAGCTGATGTAA
- the xpt gene encoding xanthine phosphoribosyltransferase, whose product MQLLKKRILQDGKCFEGGILKVDSFINHQMDPTLMKSIGVEFVRRFAATNVNKIMTIEASGIAPAIMTGYLMDLPVVFAKKKSPKTIQNALSTTVHSFTKDRDYEVVISSDFLTPTDNILFVDDFLAYGNAALGVLDLIRQSGANLVGMGFIIEKAFQNGRKTLEAQGVRIESLAIIEDLSNCQIKIK is encoded by the coding sequence ATGCAATTATTAAAGAAGAGAATCCTCCAGGATGGAAAATGCTTTGAGGGCGGAATTTTAAAAGTAGATAGTTTTATAAATCACCAAATGGATCCGACATTGATGAAATCAATCGGAGTTGAATTTGTACGCCGTTTTGCAGCCACCAATGTTAACAAGATAATGACAATAGAAGCCAGCGGAATTGCTCCTGCCATCATGACTGGCTATTTAATGGATTTACCTGTGGTATTTGCCAAAAAGAAATCGCCTAAAACCATTCAAAACGCTTTAAGCACTACAGTACACTCATTCACAAAAGATCGTGATTACGAAGTAGTCATTAGTTCAGACTTTCTGACCCCAACGGACAATATTCTTTTTGTAGATGATTTTTTAGCTTATGGAAATGCAGCATTAGGTGTTTTAGATCTGATCAGACAATCCGGTGCTAATCTAGTTGGCATGGGATTTATTATAGAAAAGGCATTCCAAAATGGTCGTAAAACACTGGAAGCACAGGGAGTACGCATCGAGAGTTTAGCCATCATCGAAGATCTTTCAAACTGCCAGATAAAAATCAAGTAA
- the rplT gene encoding 50S ribosomal protein L20: MPRSVNHVASKARRKKILKLTRGYFGARKNVWTVAKNTWEKGLTYAFRDRRNKKRNFRALWIQRINAAARLEGMSYSKLMGGLHKAGIEINRKVLADLAMNHPEAFKAVVAKAKVA, encoded by the coding sequence ATGCCAAGATCAGTAAATCATGTTGCTTCAAAAGCAAGAAGAAAGAAAATTTTGAAATTAACCAGAGGTTACTTTGGTGCAAGAAAAAACGTTTGGACCGTAGCTAAAAACACTTGGGAAAAGGGTTTGACATATGCGTTCCGTGACCGTAGAAATAAGAAAAGAAATTTCCGCGCTCTTTGGATACAACGTATCAATGCTGCTGCACGTCTTGAAGGAATGTCATATTCTAAATTGATGGGCGGTTTGCATAAAGCCGGTATTGAAATAAATCGTAAGGTTTTAGCTGATTTAGCAATGAATCATCCGGAAGCTTTCAAGGCTGTTGTAGCTAAAGCAAAAGTTGCTTAA
- the infC gene encoding translation initiation factor IF-3 yields the protein MKNDTLKGQYRINEQIRAKEVRIVGDEVEPKVYPIFQALKMAEEKEMDLVEISPNAQPPVCRIIDYSKFLYQLKKRQKEQKAKQVKVNVKEIRFGPQTDDHDYNFKLKHAKGFLEDGDKVKAYVFFKGRSILFKEQGEVLLLRFANDLEEYAKVDQMPILEGKRMTIQLSPKKKEGAPKKPVVNIKTATPDAVKADGNAEKE from the coding sequence ATGAAAAATGATACCTTGAAAGGGCAGTACCGGATCAATGAACAGATTCGTGCCAAAGAAGTTCGCATTGTGGGCGACGAAGTGGAACCGAAAGTATATCCTATTTTCCAAGCATTAAAAATGGCTGAAGAAAAAGAAATGGATTTGGTAGAAATTTCACCTAATGCACAACCCCCTGTTTGTCGTATTATTGACTATTCAAAGTTTCTGTATCAATTGAAGAAACGCCAAAAAGAACAAAAGGCCAAACAGGTGAAAGTAAACGTAAAAGAAATACGTTTCGGACCTCAAACGGATGATCATGATTACAATTTTAAATTGAAACATGCCAAAGGTTTTTTGGAAGATGGAGATAAGGTGAAGGCTTATGTGTTTTTCAAAGGACGTTCAATCCTTTTTAAAGAACAAGGGGAAGTATTGCTACTTCGTTTTGCCAATGATTTGGAAGAATATGCGAAGGTAGATCAGATGCCGATTTTGGAAGGTAAGCGTATGACGATCCAGCTTTCTCCTAAAAAGAAAGAAGGGGCTCCAAAGAAGCCTGTCGTTAATATAAAAACTGCTACTCCTGATGCTGTAAAAGCAGATGGAAACGCAGAAAAAGAATAA